AcccaaaagtagaaaaatagtctttttttttttttcttttttttcaaatgaggaagTAAAGGTCTGGGCATTAGGGTTTTTTTCATCCAAACTGGATGAAAAAGCTCATGAGACTTTAGCAGGGACTAGTCATGACATTGTCAAGGAAATTACGTCTTGAAAGATTAATGGTTAAATTATAGCTTGTCTGAATTATCGATCTTAACATTGGCTTAGAATAGTTTACAAAGAAGCTTGCTATTACAAAATGAACCTGTAGTCTCTATTAATAGAGTTTCCTCCAGTATTGAGGTGGAATTggcattattaatattatataatattctaaggTATTTGACTGATGAATATTTGAGAGTGGCTAGTAACTATTAATGACATTATTAGTTCATCAAAATGACACTACTTTGGAAAAGTGGGTCATTTCATTGTAATCAGAATTTTAAGAAAGTTGATAGAAATTTACAACGAAGATAGTTTGCTAATATATTAATAGTGTTGATTGCTAGGAAGTATGAGTATATTTGGAGGAattttcccctttaaaaaaaagtctgggcgtggtggctcacacctgtaatcccagcactttgggaggccaagataggaggatcacttgaggccaggagtttgagaccagcctggtcaacatagcgagaccctgtctctattatttaacaacaacaacaaaaagaaagaaatgcaaaatactgCATAGTTCCCTGTATACCCTTTAGCTTCTCCTGGTACTAACATCTTACATAACAATATATGATTATCAAAACTAGGAAGTTAACATTGGTACAATACTGTTAACTAAACCACAGATGTTATTCAGTATTCCATATTTTTCCCTGTTCTAGGATCCCATGTTCCATTTAGTTGACTTGTCCCTTCAAGTCTTCTCCAGTCTGTGACAGTTATTCAATCTTTCCTAACACTGACACTTAGAAGAATAATGGTCATTTTATACAGTGTTCCTTAGTTGGGGTTTGTCTGATGATTTCTCATTATTACATTGAAGTTACGCATTTTGAGCAAGAATACCGTAGAAGTAGATTGGGTTTTGCTTGGTGCATCATATAAAGGGGTACAGTATGTTGATATGTCTTATAACTGGTAATGACAACCGTGATCACTTGGTTACAGTGATATCCTTAAAGTGGTTTCTGCACTTTaaagtcactatttttttttctctttgtaattaataCATTTCATGGGGAAGATACGTTGGGATTATACAAATAACCTTTTTCCTCAAACTTTTGTCCACTAATTTTAAAGAATCTTTTGATAGATCTTGCCTGCAACAAAAATCATTGTGTTGTTTgctaatgaagattttttttattggGGGGGATTATTTTTAATGCTACTAGATTTTCTAGAGATTCTAATTAAGCAAGTAAAATCAAGAGGGAAAGTAATCGTTACAAAAGGATTCAGCTTTGAAAATGCCGGTTGAGAGTTGTGTGTACTTCTGTGTATGCTGAGGATTTAATAGGAGGGTAAAAGTGAAGTAGATGAACTCCTAGCATTCCTTTTTAATACTTGCCCACTTAAGAGAAATTTAAATCCTAAAGGCACCTTCTAagtttcaaatttaaattttatttttagagctaACACATGAGTTTCTACAAATATTGGAGAAAACGCCTAATAGGTTGAAGAAGATTCGAAACTGGAGGGTAAGAGAATTGACAAGGTTTAACAGAATTTCAGTCTTTTATGTAACATTTACATAGCTAACCAGTTTGAATTTTTGTGGTTAAATAATCTTTGCAGTATTCCTGAATAATTCAACATATCTCAAGTTACATATACTCACATATTCAACTACTGAGTCCAGTGGACTTTGCTAAAGTACATTAtacttctaaaaaattttttgcaGTGATTATGACAAAAGTAtcctcttcattttacaaatggggaaactgaagcctagACAAGTTAAATTACTTTCTCAAGTGCTGGGCTAGGATTTAACTTGTATCTGATTCTAAAATTggtgttttcaattttttatagcCTTCTTTTATGCCTCTAAGGCATTTATTTACTGGCAACATAAAACCTTGAACCCCAGgtcattttatttccatatgtttaatatataatgtttttaatatataacttttataaGACAAGAAATTTGCATTAAATTATTTTGCTATATCACTGCttcttctgtgttttattttaataggctAATCAGGCAGCTAGGAAACCAAAAGTAGATGGACAGGTATCAGAGACACCACTTCTTGGTTCATCTTTGGTCCAGAATTCCATTTTAGTAGATAGTGTCACTGGTGTGCCTACAAACCCAAGTTTTCAGAAACCATCTACAACAGCATTCCCTGCACCAGTACCTctaaattcaggaaatatttctGTTCAAGACAGCCATACATCTGATAATTTGTCAATGCTAGCAACAGGAATGCCAAGTACTTCATACGGTTTATCATCACACCAGGAATGGCCTCAACATCAAGACTCAGCAAGGACAGAACAGCTATATTCACAGAAACAGGAGACATCTTTGTCTGGTAGCCAGTACAACATCAACTTCCAGCAGGGACCTTCTATATCACTGCATTCAGGATTACATCACAGACCTGACAAAATTTCAGATCATTCTTCTGTTAAGCAAGAATATACTCATAAAGCAGGGAGCAGTAAACACCATGGGCCAATTTCCGCTACTCCAGGAATAATTCCTCAGAAAATGTCTTTAGATAAATATAGAGAAAAGCGTAAACTAGAAACTCTTGATCTTGATGTAAGGGATCATTATATAGCTGCCCAGGTAGAACAGCAGCACAAACAAGGGCAGTCACAGGCAGCCAGCAGCAGTTCTGTTACTTCtcccattaaaatgaaaatacctaTCGCAAATACTGAAAAATACATGgcagataaaaaggaaaagagtggaTCACTGAAATTACGGATTCCAATACCACCCACTGATAAAAGCGCCAGTAAAGAagaactgaaaatgaaaataaaagtttcttcTTCAGAAAGACACAGCTCTTCTGATGAAGGCAGTGGGAAGAGCAAACATTCAAGCCCACATATTAGCAGAGACCATAAGGAGAAGCACAAGGAGCATCCTTCAAGCCGCCACCACACCAGCAGCCACAAGCATTCCCACTCGCatagtggcagcagcagcagcggtgGCAGTAAACACAGTGCTGACGGAATACCACCCACTGTTCTGAGGAGTCCTGTTGGCCTGAGCAGTGATGGCATTTCCACTAGCTCCAGCTCTTCAAGGAAGAGGCTGCATGTCAATGATGCATCTCACAACCACCACTCCAAAATGAGCAAAAGTTCCAAAAGTTCAGGTAGTTCATCTAGTTCTTCCTCCTCTGTTAAGCAGTATATATCCTCTCACAACTCTGTTTTTAACCATCCCTTACCCCCTCCTCCCCCTGTCACATACCAGGTGGGCTACGGACATCTCAGCACCCTCGTGAAACTGGACAAGAAGCCAGTGGAGACCAACGGTCCTGATGCCAATCACGAGTACAGTACAAGCAGCCAGCATATGGACTACAAAGACACATTCGACATGCTGGACTCGCTGTTAAGTGCCCAAGGAATGAACATGTAATAATTTGTTTAGGTcaatttttcctttacttttttaatttaaaaattgttagaatGGAAAAATTCCTTCTGATCTAGCAGTGGTAACCCCTGCTGTTGCTGCCACTGCTTCAATATTTGTAAGTGCTGCTTTATTCTTCATTCTGAAAAGAAGAGATTATAGTAAACAAGTCTTTATCTCCACATATGATAGTGTTAAAAATACTGTAAAAGCATGGAAGGTGCAAAACTCAGTATTTCTACAATTGCAGCTAAGAACATTAGGATGAATGGCTGGCTGCTTCTAGGAATATAAGATGCCTCAAGCATTCATTATTTATGATTTGAATACTGtagctattttttgttgttgcttggcTTTTGAATGAgtgtaaattgttttcttttgtgtatttatACTTGTATGTATGATTTGCATGTTTCAATGATAAAGGGATAAAACAGTATACTGACAACTGTTTACAAGAAAGTGGAGAAAAATGTAcatacatttttgtatgtttagataTTACCATAAATACTCAGGATTGGAGCTGCTTGTAAGTATAACAATATACAGAATAACTTTATTTTATCTTGTCAGAGTCCATCACTAATCTAAAACAAAGGTGGCACTTTTTTATGTTAACCTTAAACTCTAGGCCTTACTGGAAGCCACTGATAGGGGACACTTCACTACCAGATGTGTGTGCAGTGCCACAGACGGTCATATACACTGTGAGGCACTGAAATTTTGCCTTCAGAGGTTCTGACCAGATTGGCTGCTGAAATAGCCCCTAACTTTCTGAAGGcttgaagaggaaaaaataaagtttacataCTCTTGATGTGAAGTGCATTTAAATGTTTGTTGGCTTGTTGCAGTTCTATGAAACAGAGCTGTTAATAATGGTTATGTGGATTACTGTGATTTGAAAACTAAATTCACAATAACTTACCTAGTAGAGATTTAGTAAGTTGTTTCCTTTAAAGTATTTTACACTACATATTTTAATAGTAAACAGGGATCACTTTTCCTTTAGCATTCAGAATGACACCATATTCTTAAATATACTCCTTCTCTGAAGCGTGTTTTTGTGTGATGccatatttctttttcaggtaaatgtAGTCTtccttataaaaatgaaattaaacctATGCTCTCAATTCTTTTATAttctaacaataaataaaaaagaaaagattactgACTGTGCATTGTACCTGTATTTATAGTTTATGGTTATCAGGAAGCTCTGTAAGAAAAAAGGTCAGCCTCCCAGGCAAACCACTAGTGGAGGTTTTACATTTGTTTGCACATCTCAGTATATTTCTGTTGAGGTAAAGTTTGCACAGTCATCTGACTTCTGATCAAACATTAGATTTTAACGTGTTTAGATTTTGTCTTAAACACCAGTAATATGGCTCTTGTTTATCAGCTAATCTTGAATTTATTCTGTGGTAAATCTTTGAGTTGTTGAGTATATTTGAGATTGATTGGATTCAACCTCTTGTTGAACtgaaaacttaattttttctctgtatttttgttACAAAGCCACTGATACGTGCACAATTGTAATTAAGTATGTTGCAGTTGTAAATATTAGAGTTTAATCTCGTGCTCTACCTTTATTTAGCaattatctaatttgccagtagctttataatttttaaagataattgttCATTATTTTGTCGATGTTATTTGAACTTGGGGTACTTAGGAGCCTCTTTGTAGGGACTGTGCCTAGGTAGCATGTCCTAACATTTGTTCTTGTCTTGCATAACTTTAGTAATCTTTGTCATTATATGTAACTTTGTTGCTCTGTATGGCATAATATTGTATCCATAAACATGGTAATTTTGATAGTTATACTTTTACAGTGGTACATAATCCAAGGACTAGTATAGAATTAAGCTGAGTGCAAGATGAGGGAGGGAAGGGCTTTCTTGGTAATTTAGATGTGAAACCTCTACAGAGCTATCATGTAAAAACTACATAAGGTGGTTGTGCTACTGTATAATTGGGGGTGATAATACCAGgaattttaataagattttgtAAAGAATATCCAGAAAAGTAGTGAACTTATTTTCAGTAGACATAGAAAACAATGTGAATATTTAAGGTCTGTGACTATAGTTAAACTTCACTAAGAATTTGCAGAATTGTTTTGAGACGTGGGAATAAAGGTAATTTTATTGAATCTTCATTGGTGCTAATGATGGACAGTTAAAAAGATAGCTAGTGTATATTGTTATGGGTCAGTACTTATTAGTACTTCcaaaattgaatttgaaatgctATGTATTCACTTTTCACTCTGTAAATGTAATTCTTTACAATGACTTTATTTATTAAAGGGCAGCCAGTTGTCATTTTTACAGGATTGTGTGAGCTATTCAAACTCTTCAACCCCTTAACAGGATATTAAGCTTCCAAAATAACGATGGGGATAAATATGGAAATCctttttaagttgtatttccattaAACAAAAACCCTTATAATTCATACTATCATGAATTTGCTTTATCCATCTCATTTGCATAACAGTTCATCTGCCTGGTCCCATTAGGCTCTACCAAAGAAAGACTCTGATGAGTGGACATTATTACTGTGACTCTTGTAAGTAGCcataaataaaccaaaatagtATCAAATTTAGGTATGAAATTCCACATGTGCAAAGTACTGTTAAGGTGATAACATTTTtgatgagatttaaaaaatttgaaatattaaaaagcattATCTGTAAACATCCTATAAAAGAGTGAGTCATTTTTAAGTTGTGTTTTCCCTAGATCACTGATTTGTTACCTTTACACAGAAGCACATTGCAAAGAAAGGCTTTACTTCTACCTCTTCTAGCTAGTTTTCCAATATTGAGCTGTGTCCCTCTAAATATTTGCCTTAGCTATTTCAAAATAGGTATTTTCAGAACCAAAGCAAAGGGGTGGTTTGTTCACTGAAACATTCTTAGAGGCCTACTTAACGGGCAGCAGTATCCTGTAGTGGTAAAACCTCACAGTTTCCTAATTTGCAGGTATGTAAATACCAAAAAAGTCCTGTTGTCAGCCCTAGGTTTATCTTTGAAAGCAGTTAAATGTGCACCTTGGTCTTCCTCCGTGTGTGCAGATTTTGTTCTGGTTAAAGTTCTTATTCAGTCATCTAAAAGAAATTTCTAACATGATGTATGGTTTCTTGAATGTCATGAGTGGCTGCTTATATTACTTTGTAGCAACAGATTGTATTAATAATTACATAGAATACCTAACTTTTTTGGCCTGTCCTCTTTGAACTAGAAATGACTACTTGAGGGCTATTTCAGAGAACCAATATGAAATGTTTTTGTTAGTACCAAATACCCTTGCCTTAAAAGGTTTCAAGCACATTTTAGTTTATATTTGAGAACTTAAATTGCTGACTTGTATTCGTTAAGCAACCTTAGAAATAAACCACTGCTTATATCTGCATGAATATTATGCATTTCATGAGTACAGTTAGTTGATTAGATATTTCAgggttttgcattttttatagacATGGGGACTTTCTTAACATGGTAACATCTTAGGAAAACCATTCTCAAGGTATTACaccatttccaattttattcaaaTGAAAAGCATATCTGCTTAAATTTAGGATGTCTTTGCTGAGAATATTTGGAGGCTCTTGTTAGGAAGAATCATGGATTCAGTATTTCTAACCTGATTACTGCCTCAGAGAGGCTGTCTTGAAGGGAGGCAGTAGGATTCACTGACTACCTTTACCCAGATGAGGGATCAACAAATCTCACACTTGAACTAAATGAGTTGACAAGACAATAGGTGGTAATCTCATGCACCCTAAGATGGGCTTATTTAGACAGGGATTTTTGCATTGGAAAAGCAGCACATTCTCTGACCTTGGGTACCAAGCTATGATACTAATTTGAGAATCACATTCTGATACGTTAATATCAGAAATCAGTGAGCAACCTAATTGCTGTAAGCTGACATACATGGAAGCCGAAATCAAAAGGTTGCTTTTGTTAGTTTCCCTGGAGCATCTATTTTTGTAATACATCTTGCCAGTGGAACTGAAAAGCTCAGAATGTTTTAGGCCTAATATCATAGATTGATTTTCTGCTCTGCAGTGTCAATTTGGGCACAGCCAGTTTTTGCCTCTGTGGCTCCTTCTTTATAATTTACTGTTACCTATTCTGCCTGACAGATTGCTTAAGTAGATTGATAAGATACATCGAAGATTGAATGGCTAGGAGTAATTCTGTTCTCATAGGCAACTTCACTGTGGAATCCATTTATCTCAGAGTTTTGAGGGCCGtctaatttcctttattttcaagtTTGGGGCAGAAACTCAAAATCCCAAGCATTGCCACTTTAGTAGTTTGTTTGATTTGCCTATTGTTTAATAATGAGTACATTCTTATTAAGTGATGAGTACATTCTTATTTTTaaggtatgttttgtttttcaagcaGCTTCATTTTATTAGAACTTATTTTGTAAACAGTGATTGTGGGGTTTCATTTTCTGAATGTACTCAAAACTCCCAACAACAATTGAATAGGATGTTTGCTAATAGAAAATCTAAAACAGGAGTATGTGTATATGGCATGAATTAGTCATTGACTTTAAGCTTCTTATCCATACAAGGaactaataaaatgtttattgacAACATAAATCCAAGGCTCTAACATGTCTTAAGTTAAAATGTGAATCAGAAGTAACTTtcaggtggggcacagtggctcatgcctgtaatcccagcactttattttttgagacaagttctcactgtcacccaagctggagtgcagtacaggGGTGTGATTTTTGGCTTACTAtagcctccgccttccaggctcaagcgatcatccaacctcagcctcctgagtagctgggactacaggcaatgtgccaccatgcccggctaatttttgggttttttttttggggggggggtggtggtggtggtggttgtttttgatcaacatggtgaaacgctgtctctactaaaaatacaaaaattagccgggtgtggtggcacgtgcctgtaatcccagctactctggaggctgaggcaagagaatcgcttgaacccaggaggcagaggttgcagtgagcccgagatcgcaccactgcactccagcctgggcgacagagcaagactccttctcaacaacaacaaaaacagaagtaACTTTAAGTCCCTGGGAAATGTGAGATCTCTAGTATAATTGACCCTTTATCCAAGTAATTTCATGTATCATTCTGGAGTGCAGGCTCTGGGATCAAATGGTCCATGCCATAGTCTCAGCCCTACCATTTAACGACAGAATGGCATTGGGTGAATTACTTGATCTCATGCTTTTTCTTCCCTACAAAGTGTTAGTAGTAGTACCTGTTCATTATAGAGTTGTGTAAGGCTT
Above is a genomic segment from Pongo pygmaeus isolate AG05252 chromosome 11, NHGRI_mPonPyg2-v2.0_pri, whole genome shotgun sequence containing:
- the CCNT2 gene encoding cyclin-T2 isoform X3; the protein is MLLKIFSSIENDGALVIFVSTSKDLAQTSYFMATNSLHLTTFCLQYKPTVIACVCIHLACKWSNWEIPVSTDGKHWWEYVDPTVTLELLDELTHEFLQILEKTPNRLKKIRNWRANQAARKPKVDGQVSETPLLGSSLVQNSILVDSVTGVPTNPSFQKPSTTAFPAPVPLNSGNISVQDSHTSDNLSMLATGMPSTSYGLSSHQEWPQHQDSARTEQLYSQKQETSLSGSQYNINFQQGPSISLHSGLHHRPDKISDHSSVKQEYTHKAGSSKHHGPISATPGIIPQKMSLDKYREKRKLETLDLDVRDHYIAAQVEQQHKQGQSQAASSSSVTSPIKMKIPIANTEKYMADKKEKSGSLKLRIPIPPTDKSASKEELKMKIKVSSSERHSSSDEGSGKSKHSSPHISRDHKEKHKEHPSSRHHTSSHKHSHSHSGSSSSGGSKHSADGIPPTVLRSPVGLSSDGISTSSSSSRKRLHVNDASHNHHSKMSKSSKSSGSSSSSSSSVKQYISSHNSVFNHPLPPPPPVTYQVGYGHLSTLVKLDKKPVETNGPDANHEYSTSSQHMDYKDTFDMLDSLLSAQGMNM
- the CCNT2 gene encoding cyclin-T2 isoform X4; translated protein: MATNSLHLTTFCLQYKPTVIACVCIHLACKWSNWEIPVSTDGKHWWEYVDPTVTLELLDELTHEFLQILEKTPNRLKKIRNWRANQAARKPKVDGQVSETPLLGSSLVQNSILVDSVTGVPTNPSFQKPSTTAFPAPVPLNSGNISVQDSHTSDNLSMLATGMPSTSYGLSSHQEWPQHQDSARTEQLYSQKQETSLSGSQYNINFQQGPSISLHSGLHHRPDKISDHSSVKQEYTHKAGSSKHHGPISATPGIIPQKMSLDKYREKRKLETLDLDVRDHYIAAQVEQQHKQGQSQAASSSSVTSPIKMKIPIANTEKYMADKKEKSGSLKLRIPIPPTDKSASKEELKMKIKVSSSERHSSSDEGSGKSKHSSPHISRDHKEKHKEHPSSRHHTSSHKHSHSHSGSSSSGGSKHSADGIPPTVLRSPVGLSSDGISTSSSSSRKRLHVNDASHNHHSKMSKSSKSSGSSSSSSSSVKQYISSHNSVFNHPLPPPPPVTYQVGYGHLSTLVKLDKKPVETNGPDANHEYSTSSQHMDYKDTFDMLDSLLSAQGMNM
- the CCNT2 gene encoding cyclin-T2 isoform X1, with the protein product MASGRGASSRWFFTREQLENTPSRRCGVEADKELSCRQQAANLIQEMGQRLNVSQLTINTAIVYMHRFYMHHSFTKFNKNIISSTALFLAAKVEEQARKLEHVIKVAHACLHPLEPLLDTKCDAYLQQTQELVILETIMLQTLGFEITIEHPHTDVVKCTQLVRASKDLAQTSYFMATNSLHLTTFCLQYKPTVIACVCIHLACKWSNWEIPVSTDGKHWWEYVDPTVTLELLDELTHEFLQILEKTPNRLKKIRNWRANQAARKPKVDGQVSETPLLGSSLVQNSILVDSVTGVPTNPSFQKPSTTAFPAPVPLNSGNISVQDSHTSDNLSMLATGMPSTSYGLSSHQEWPQHQDSARTEQLYSQKQETSLSGSQYNINFQQGPSISLHSGLHHRPDKISDHSSVKQEYTHKAGSSKHHGPISATPGIIPQKMSLDKYREKRKLETLDLDVRDHYIAAQVEQQHKQGQSQAASSSSVTSPIKMKIPIANTEKYMADKKEKSGSLKLRIPIPPTDKSASKEELKMKIKVSSSERHSSSDEGSGKSKHSSPHISRDHKEKHKEHPSSRHHTSSHKHSHSHSGSSSSGGSKHSADGIPPTVLRSPVGLSSDGISTSSSSSRKRLHVNDASHNHHSKMSKSSKSSGSSSSSSSSVKQYISSHNSVFNHPLPPPPPVTYQVGYGHLSTLVKLDKKPVETNGPDANHEYSTSSQHMDYKDTFDMLDSLLSAQGMNM
- the CCNT2 gene encoding cyclin-T2 isoform X2; its protein translation is MASGRGASSRWFFTREQLENTPSRRCGVEADKELSCRQQAANLIQEMGQRLNVSQLTINTAIVYMHRFYMHHSFTKFNKNIISSTALFLAAKVEEQARKLEHVIKVAHACLHPLEPLLDTKCDAYLQQTQELVILETIMLQTLGFEITIEHPHTDVVKCTQLVRASKDLAQTSYFMATNSLHLTTFCLQYKPTVIACVCIHLACKWSNWEIPVSTDGKHWWEYVDPTVTLELLDELTHEFLQILEKTPNRLKKIRNWRANQAARKPKVDGQVSETPLLGSSLVQNSILVDSVTGVPTNPSFQKPSTTAFPAPVPLNSGNISVQDSHTSDNLSMLATGMPSTSYGLSSHQEWPQHQDSARTEQLYSQKQETSLSGSQYNINFQQGPSISLHSGLHHRPDKISDHSSVKQEYTHKAGSSKHHGPISATPGIIPQKMSLDKYREKRKLETLDLDVRDHYIAAQVEQQHKQGQSQAASSSSVTSPIKMKIPIANTEKYMADKKEKSGSLKLRIPIPPTDKSASKEELKMKIKVSSSERHSSSDEGSGKSKHSSPHISRDHKEKHKEHPSSRHHTSSHKHSHSHSGSSSSGGSKHSADGIPPTVLRSPVGLSSDGISTSSSSSRKRLHVNDASHNHHSKMSKSSKSSGGLRTSQHPRETGQEASGDQRS